In Fodinibius salicampi, a single genomic region encodes these proteins:
- the gyrA gene encoding DNA gyrase subunit A — translation MARDKIVPIAIEDEMQSAYIDYSMSVIVSRALPDVRDGLKPVHRRILYGMSELGMLHNRNYKKSARIVGEVLGKYHPHGDSAVYDSIVRMVQDFSLRYPLVDGQGNFGSIDGDSAAAMRYTEVRMERIAEEMLTDINKETVDYQTNFDDTLQEPTVLPGMLPNLIINGASGIAVGMATNMAPHNLTETIDGITAYIENPDIDCKGLMEHISAPDFPTGGIIYGYGGVKEAYETGRGKITLRARCTTEELRRGREQIVITEIPYQVNKTTLVKKIARLTQNEKIDEISEIRDESDRDGMRIVVVLKRNANAGIVLNQLYKYTQMQTTFGVISLALVKGRPKVMPLKELIYHFVEHRIEIVIRRTLYDLDQAEARAHILEGLKIALDDLDEVIKTIRASDSPKEANAALRRKFALTDIQAKAILDMRLQKLTGLERDKVELEYGEIAEKIADYRDILSNRDRQKSIIKDELLEIQNRYGDERRTQIVHSAEDFSVEDMIADEDVVITISNKGFIKRMPVSGYRRQKRGGKGMKGTNTKDDEYVEHLFVATNHNYILFFTEKGQCYWLKVYEIPEASRTARGRAIVNLIEIDKDDTIKTFVPVKTLDDEEYINNNYIMMSTREGKVKKTTLEAYSRPRRDGIIAININEGDALLEAALTNGESNIILANRKGRAIRFHEDEVRDMGRNTSGVKGMDLDKNNELVDMVVVKNTHEATVLAISENGYGKRSLVEDYREQSRGGKGVITLKVTKKTGELIALKEVSDKDDLMVITEGGKVIRMNCGDIRTMGRNTQGVRIMRLGSEGKIGAVTRVVNEEEDSTV, via the coding sequence ATGGCTAGAGATAAAATTGTACCCATTGCAATAGAAGATGAGATGCAGTCGGCCTATATCGATTATTCGATGTCGGTTATTGTGTCTCGGGCCCTACCTGATGTTCGGGATGGTCTAAAACCAGTTCACCGACGTATTTTATACGGAATGAGTGAACTGGGCATGCTTCATAACAGGAATTATAAAAAGAGTGCCCGTATTGTAGGTGAGGTACTCGGTAAGTATCACCCGCATGGTGACTCTGCGGTATATGATTCTATCGTGCGGATGGTGCAGGACTTCTCCCTGCGCTACCCGCTCGTCGATGGGCAGGGAAACTTTGGCTCCATTGATGGTGACTCTGCGGCGGCTATGCGTTATACAGAGGTTCGTATGGAGCGTATTGCCGAAGAAATGCTAACGGATATAAATAAGGAAACCGTAGATTACCAGACGAACTTTGACGATACCCTTCAGGAGCCGACAGTACTCCCGGGTATGTTGCCTAACCTCATTATAAATGGGGCCTCAGGTATTGCGGTGGGAATGGCTACCAATATGGCTCCCCACAACCTGACCGAAACCATTGACGGTATTACTGCTTATATCGAGAATCCGGACATCGATTGCAAGGGGCTGATGGAGCATATTTCTGCACCCGACTTCCCGACCGGAGGTATCATATATGGTTACGGCGGGGTTAAGGAAGCCTACGAAACCGGACGCGGTAAGATAACCCTCCGGGCCCGTTGTACAACTGAGGAACTACGGCGCGGACGTGAGCAAATCGTTATTACTGAAATTCCATACCAGGTAAATAAAACGACGCTTGTTAAGAAGATTGCGCGTCTCACCCAGAACGAAAAAATTGACGAAATTTCTGAGATTCGCGATGAATCAGATCGCGATGGTATGCGTATTGTGGTGGTGTTGAAGCGAAATGCCAATGCCGGCATCGTCCTTAACCAGCTTTATAAGTATACACAGATGCAAACGACGTTTGGTGTCATTAGCCTTGCATTGGTTAAGGGACGTCCGAAGGTAATGCCCCTCAAGGAGCTAATTTATCATTTCGTTGAGCACCGGATTGAAATTGTAATTCGCCGCACGCTATACGATCTGGATCAGGCAGAAGCGCGTGCCCATATCCTCGAAGGACTTAAGATTGCACTTGATGATCTGGATGAGGTTATTAAAACAATTCGTGCTTCCGACAGCCCAAAAGAGGCAAATGCGGCACTCCGTCGCAAATTTGCTCTGACCGATATTCAGGCAAAAGCTATACTGGATATGCGCTTGCAAAAACTTACGGGGCTTGAAAGAGATAAGGTAGAGCTTGAGTACGGTGAGATAGCTGAAAAAATTGCTGATTACCGGGATATCCTATCTAATCGTGATCGTCAGAAATCGATTATTAAGGATGAATTGCTTGAAATTCAAAACCGGTACGGTGACGAGCGCCGCACCCAAATCGTTCACTCGGCGGAAGACTTCAGTGTGGAAGATATGATCGCTGATGAAGATGTGGTTATTACTATTTCCAATAAAGGGTTTATCAAGCGAATGCCGGTAAGCGGATATCGCCGACAGAAACGTGGCGGTAAGGGAATGAAAGGCACAAACACAAAAGATGACGAATACGTTGAGCATCTGTTTGTGGCTACGAACCATAATTATATTCTTTTCTTTACCGAGAAGGGACAGTGTTACTGGTTAAAAGTTTATGAAATTCCTGAGGCCTCTCGAACAGCACGCGGACGCGCCATTGTAAACCTGATTGAGATTGATAAGGATGATACGATAAAGACGTTCGTTCCTGTTAAGACACTGGATGACGAAGAGTACATCAATAACAATTATATTATGATGTCTACTCGCGAAGGAAAGGTTAAGAAAACCACCCTTGAAGCATATAGTCGTCCACGCCGCGATGGAATTATTGCAATCAATATTAATGAGGGCGATGCGCTTCTTGAAGCCGCTCTTACCAATGGCGAGAGCAATATTATCCTTGCTAACAGAAAGGGACGGGCCATCCGCTTCCATGAGGATGAAGTTCGGGATATGGGGCGAAATACTTCTGGTGTTAAGGGAATGGATCTGGATAAGAATAATGAACTTGTGGATATGGTTGTTGTTAAAAACACCCATGAAGCTACAGTTCTTGCCATTTCAGAAAATGGATACGGAAAACGATCACTTGTTGAGGATTATCGCGAGCAAAGCAGGGGCGGAAAAGGAGTGATTACTCTTAAGGTCACTAAGAAAACCGGTGAACTAATTGCTCTTAAGGAAGTTTCTGATAAAGATGACTTGATGGTCATAACAGAAGGCGGTAAAGTAATCCGAATGAATTGTGGTGATATTCGGACCATGGGAAGAAATACCCAGGGTGTTCGAATTATGCGACTCGGTTCTGAAGGAAAAATCGGTGCCGTTACTCGTGTAGTGAATGAAGAAGAGGATTCCACGGTATAA